The nucleotide sequence TGGACTCTATGCCAGTGTTATTTTCTTATTGGCTTTTGTGATCATTTCGCTTTTAATTATTTTTGATACTCGTCTCAAGCGAGATCATATCCTCTTCTGGAATCTCTTCAGGAAAGAAAAAGACTCCGACGATGTAGAAGACAAAGAAATGGTCATCAAGGGCATTGGGGATAAGGATTTGTACGAGGAGAAACCTCCTGAAGAAAAAATAAAAGAGACGATCACAGCAAAACCAGCCAAAACTGATGAGATGGAGTCTAAAGGTGGCATAAAAAACGACCCTTCAGAAGAGGACAGTCTGGGTATGAAAGAGCGCCTCTTTGGAAAAAAGAAAGCTTCTGAGGTCCTGCCTTTGACCCCTTTTACCCCACCCCCTCTTTCTCTTCTTGAAAATGATCGTGGCAAACCAGGAGTCGGCGATATTAAAGCTAATGCGAATATCATTAAAAGGACCCTCCAAAATTTTGGCATTGATGTAGAAATGGATGAAATATCTATTGGTCCGTCAGTTACCCGCTATGCTCTCAAACCGGCAGAAGGGGTCAAGCTTTCCCGTATCCTCGGCCTTCAAAACAACCTTGCTCTCGCCCTAGCTGCTCATCCAATCCGCATAGAGGCCCCAATTCCTGGCAAGTCACTAGTGGGCATTGAAATACCCAACAACATTAAAACCACTGTTGGCCTCGGCACCCTCCTTTCTCAGCCAGAATTTCAAGAATCAGAAAAACCACTCCTTATATCACTAGGCAAGGGAATTTCCGGGAAATCATACTTCACCAACTTAGCAAAATCTCCCCACATTCTCATTGCTGGAGCCACCGGATCTGGAAAATCAGTCACCATTCACGCCATCATCACTTCCCTTCTATACCGCAACTCACCCTACAATCTAAAATTCATCATGATTGACCCAAAGCGTGTCGAGCTTACTTTATACAATAAGATTCCTCACCTTCTCACCCCCGTTATCACTGATGCCAAAAAAGCTATCCTGGCTCTCAAATGGGCTGCCAAAGAGATGGATAGACGCTATGATATTTTGGAAAAAAATTCTGTGCGGGATATTGATTCATACCACAAGAATATCCTAGCGCCAGCCTTGAAAAAGCTTGAGGACGCTAAAGGAAAAAGCCGAGAGTCAGAAGACACGGCGGAAGAAGCGACCGAAACAATGCCATACATTATTATTGTCATTGATGAATTGGCCGATATCATGCAGGCCTATCCTAGAGAGCTCGAGGCCGCTATTGTCCGCCTGGCCCAGATGAGCCGAGCTGTTGGTATTCACTTGATGCTCTCTACTCAAAGACCCTCAGTAAACGTCATCACCGGTCTCATCAAGGCCAACGTGCCATCACGCATTGCTCTACAGGTGGCTTCGCAAATAGATTCACGGACCATTTTGGATGCACGTGGAGCTGAGGAGCTCCTCGGAGCCGGAGATATGCTTTACCAAGGCAGCGAAATGTCTACTCCTCAGCGCCTCCAGTCAGCCTATATTACAGAAACAGAAGTTAAAAATGTCGTAAAATACCTTATAAACAACAACCAGTCCCTAGCTTCTCAAATCAATCTTTCGCCTGAAAGCAACGGCGGAAGCGCTGTCCATGACCCAATCTTTGATCAGAACAGTGGAGCCTTAAGCTCTTCTGGGATGAATGGTTTTGATGACGATGTGGGCTTTAGCGACGACGATGATCTCTACGAAGACGCTAAGGTCACCGTCTTGGAAGCTGGGAAGGCTTCTACATCCTACATTCAGCGTAAATTAAGGGTGGGTTATGCTCGAGCTGCTCGTTTGATGGATATGCTTGAGGAAAGAGGGGTTATTGGGCCAGCGGATGGAGCCAAGCCTCGCGAGGTGATCAATTATGATGGCGGGGCTGAAACAGAGATGTCTGAGACAGCGGAAAATAGAAAAAGTGAAGAAAGTATGGTCGAATAAATTATTTAGCCTTTATTGATAGTGACTTTAAATCTATCTGATACACTATGGCTCAAGATACCGGAAAATCAATCGCGCGCATTGCTATCATAAGCATCTTTTTCTTAGGTATTGTGGGGTATAGCCTTTTTCAGGCTCACAAATTGATTTCTGGTCCCATTATCCAGATCACTAGCCCTAAAAACGGCTCGACACTGACCCAAAATTTAGTCGAAATAAAGGGGGTGGCGAAAAATACTTCCTTTATTAGCATGAACGACAGGCCTATCTATATAGATGAGCAGGGAAATTTTTCAGAGAAATTGCCCATCTACCCCGGCTATACTATAATCAACCTAAAGGCCAAAGACCGCTTTGGCAGTTTAATTACAAAAAATATCGAAGTATCCTACAAAGTTCAGTAAAATATTCGACAAAACAAATTTAAAAAAATGGCAAAAAAACAAAAAAAAGAAAAGGCAGAAAAGTCAGAGAAAGCTGCCCCTGTAGAACAAGAAAACGAAATCCTTGAAGAAGGAGCTGAGGACACCTCAAAATCCAAAAAGAATATGGGTTCAATTGATGACGCTATTGCCCAGATTAAAACAAAATTTGGCGACGACTCTATTATGAAGCTAGGCGAAAAAACCAGGGTAGATATAGATGCCATTCCTACCGGATCTATCGGCCTCGATGCCGCTCTGGGCGTAGGAGGTCTCCCCCGCGGACGCATCGTCGAAATTTTTGGGCCTGAATCATCTGGTAAAACTACCCTGACTCTCCACGTCATCGCCGAAGCCCAAAAACGCGGCGGGATCTGTGCATTTATTGATGCCGAACATACCATGGACCCTGAATATGCCAAACGACTTGGTGTCAAAATTGACGAATTGCTTATTTCTCAGCCAGATACAGGTGAGCAATCCCTTGAGATTGTTGAGAGTCTTGTCCGTTCGGGCAAGCTCGATGTGATTGTCATCGACTCAGTCGCCGCCCTTACTCCAAAAGACGAGATCGAGGGCGATATGGGGGCTCACCATGTAGGAAAGCAGGCTCGTCTGATGTCTCAGGCCCTTCGAAAGCTCACGGCTATTGTGGCTCGCTCAAAAACTATTGTTATTTTTATAAACCAAATCCGTATGCAGATCGGAGTGATGTTTGGTAACCCTGAAACTACTCCTGGAGGCAAAGCTCTCAAATTTTATACCTCGGTCCGCCTTGATATCCGCCGTATAGCTCAGATCAAAAAAGGTGAAGAGGTCATGGGGGGACGCTGCCGGGTCAAAGTGGTCAAAAATAAAGTGGCCGCTCCTTTCCGGCAGACTGAATTTGATCTTATGTACAATGAAGGCATCTCTAAAGAGGGAGAAATCATCGCTCTGGGAGAAAAAATGGGCTTGATTAAAAAATCAGGTACCTCCTACTCGTATGGGGAGAACAAAATCGGACGCGGCTATGATTCTACCCGACAATTCCTCAAAGAAAATAAAAAAATATCTGACGAAATCCTCAAAGAAATCCGCAAAAAATTGAAGGAGGTTTAGGATGGACTTTAATCCCCTCTTAGGATATAGTGTGGCTCTATGCTTGAATATAATGAAATAACCCTTAGAAAGTTTATTATCTTTGAGAACGAGCCTTATGAGGTGCTCGCCTCTCATGTTTTCCGCAAACAGCAGCGCAAGCCCGTCAACGCCGTGAAGCTTCGCAATCTCCTCAACGGCCGCATTGTTGAACATTCCTTCCATGTTTCGGATAAGGCCGAAGAAGCTGAGATCGATACCAAAAAGGTAAAATACCTGTATGCAAACAAAGGTGAGTTTTGGTTTTGTGATGAGACCAATCCGGCCAATCGTTTTAAACTTGATGAGGCTATGCTTGGGACAGCCATGAAATTTATTAAAACAAACTCCGTCGTCGAGGCTATGATTTTTGATGAAAAGATTTTTGGAGTAAAGCTCCCAGTCAAAGTTGATCTCAAAGTGACCGAGGCAGCTGACGCTGTCCGAGGAGATACGGCTAAAGGCGGCAACAAGCTCATCACTCTCGAAACTGGCGCCACTCTCACCACCCCTATGTTTGTCAAAGAAGGTGACATCGTCCGAGTCAACACTGAGACTGGAGAATACTCTGAACGAGTTTCATAATACTTCTTTATTTTGTAGCTCGGTAGTTAATTTGATACAACAAAAAGACCACAAACACTTGAGGGAGACTTGCGAGGCTCGTCGGAGCGAGCACGAGGAAAATCCTAGCAAGGATTTATCCGTGCTCCCGAAAGTGTTTGTGGTCTTTTTGTTAAATTAACTACCGAGCTACAAAAGGAAGCAGCGCCATGAAACGAGCGCGTTTGACGGCTGTAGCGAGCTTGCGCTGGTTTTTTGCTGTGACTCCTGAACGCTTGCGTGAAAGCATGCGAGCGTGAGGATTTAAAAACTTCTTAAGAATATCGACATCTTTATAATCGATATGTTCAATATTGTTTTGAGAAAAGAAACACTGTTTTGTATTTTGCATGGCGGTTGTTAATAAGGATTGTTATGTGTAATTAAAAAGGAATGTCGTCAGGATTGATTTCTTCCTCTGGGTAATCAATAGTATCCAGATTATCTTTTTCGTCAACTGAAGCCGATGTTTTATCACTTCCCTTTATTGGGGAGGCTGCACTGGCAGGACCACTGCCCGTAGCCCCTCCTGAAGCTGAGACACCGCCTGAGCGCGGACCAAACTGGACGCGGTCAGCTACAATCTCCGTGCGATAATTTTTCTTGCCGTCTTTATCATCCCATGAACGGGTCTGCATACGGCCCTCTACCAAGACTGAGGCCCCTTTGCGAAGATACTGGGCCGCCGTCTCAGCCTGACGGCCAAAAACAACAATATTATGGTAATCCACACTTTCCTGCTTTGCCCCATTTTTGTCTTTCCAGACACGGTTGGTGGCTACCGCAAAAGAAGTCACATTGAATCCGGAAGGGAGGGCCTTGAGCTCTGGATCCCGGGTCAAATTGCCTATCACTAATGCTTTGTTGAGATACATGATTGGGTGTTTAGTTGATAATTTTGAATTAGTTGATAACTAGACTATCGATGGTTTTATCGATTTCAGCTTCGGACATAGATGGAACCGCTTTGTCAGGTGAAACCGCTTCGTTGGCCACTTCGGAAGAAGCATCGTCTGGTTTTTTGGTAACAGGACCTTTATAAGTACGCTGTGTATACAGAGTGTTTTCCTTTACTGTCTTGATGGTGAGGTATCGGAGAACTACATCACTCAAATCAAGCTGCTTTTTGAGTATTTCTACAACTTCAGGACTAGCTTCGAACTTTATCCAACCAAAATAGGCTCGGTCAAAAGTGTGATTGGCTGCTTTGATTTTTTTGGAGATTGAATAGGCCAAAACTCTCATTTTAGGAAAATCTTCTGAGATAAAATGCCCCTTGGCCTTTTCAATTAGAGATTTGATATTAGAAAATTCGACAGCCACGCTCTCTTCTGGAAGAGTAGGCACAAGGTGAAAAGCGAGCTCATAGACCCGTGAATCACTATCTGTGTCAACGTCGTCAACGCCAGAAAGAATATTTAGATCATTATTTACATCCGTATTTTCTAAAGACATAGCCCACAGACTATCATACCCCCTCTATTTATGCAAGATTTTAAGCCGTCAGAGGATAAGGCCTGAGTTTGGGTGTCAAAGACTAATCCTAAATAAAGTATTGGCGTTTTGAATGAGTTGCTTTTTTAGCGACTCTACAGAAATACCCTTTATTTGAGCCATTTTTTCGACTACTTCAATAACGTGCGCTGGTTCGTTTCTCTTACCTCTATGTGGGACTGGTGTGACATAAGGAGCGTCGGTTTCTGAAAGAAGCCTGTCTAATGGAACATGTTTAACAAGCTCCTCATACTGACGAGCAAAAGTAATAACCCCAGTGAAAGATAAGGTAAAACCAAGATCAAGGAATGCCTGAGCTTCTTCAAGGGTACCCGCAAAGAAGTGTGCATTCCCCCGCAATTGTGACCCATAGACCTTAAAATACCCATCAAGAATCTCTAAAATTTCTCCGTAAGTCTCACGACAATGGAGCATCAGCGGTTTGTCAAATTTTATGGCCAGCTCTACTTGCTTTCGAAAAAGCGCTCGTTGTCTGGCTTTTTCCTTTTCTACATCTGTCTGACTTATTTTTCCTTCTTTCAGTTGCTTGTTTAAATAAAAATAGTCCAAGCCACACTCCCCCATTGCCACAGTCTTTGGATGCCCCAAAAGCTTGGTATAGGCCGCTTCATCAAAACTCTCGGCCACACCACCCTCTGGCACGTCCGCTGGATGCTGCCCGACACAAGCATAAAAAAATGGATACTTGTCCGCCAAAGCGACTGCATGCTGAGAACTTTTTAGGTCTGTGCCCACAGTGACGGTGGCCACACCTTCTTCTGCCATACGTTCAATCACCTGATCACGATCGTTTTCATAATCTGCAAAGTTCAAATGTGAATGAATGTCTATATATTCTATATTTTTTGACATGGAAAAAAATTAGAAGCTGGATTTTAATCCTTGCGGACAAACAGCGGTATTTCGGGCATGCGATGTTCTCGTATGATAGTCTTAATTTTTTCTGAAGTTTCAGGGAGGATTGACTCAAGCATGCAAGCAATAGCGTAGACGCGCTGCACAAGCTCACGGATAATAACCAGCGCTTTTTCTTTGTCTACTTTAACCAGCTTAAAGGGTTGGGTCTCCTGAATGTAAGCATCGCATTCAGCAATGTGCTTCCAAACAACATGCGAAGCCTGTTGAATTTCAAAACCTTCAAGAAAATTTATAAAATCTTCCGGGATATTTTTACCCCCTACCTCATCTAAAATTTCAACCGAACCTTCTAGGTGCGTGGTAGCCATTTTCATCACTCGAGAGACTAGATTGCCGAGACCGTTGGCCAAGCCGGAGTTGTAAGCCTCTTTGACCCGTTCCAGACTAAAAGGGCTGTCTTCAAAACAGTGCAGCTCTCGGGCCACCATATAACGTAGGGCGTCCGTGCCGTATTCATTGACCACATCAATCGGATCGACGATATTGCCCATGCTTTTGCTCATTTTGATCCCCCCTTCACCCGTCACAAAACCGTCGATAATAATATTTTTTGAAGCAGGAAGACTGGCAGAAAGGAGCATCGCTTGCCACATGGCTGCTTGAGGACGCAAATTGTCCTTGCCACAATACTGGACCATGCCCCCAGACTCGATGGCCCATTTTTTAAACTTGTCCATATTTTCCGGCCAGCCAATAGCAGCTATATAGTTGACCAAGGCATCAAACCAGACATACATCACCTGTTCATCGTCTCCAGGCACCGGTATACCCCACGGCATCTTGCTTTTGAGACGAGAAATACTAAAATCCTGCAAACCGTTTGAAACAAAGGACTTTATTTCATTCAAGCGGGTGTGGGGAATAACAAGATCGGGATGCGCTTGATATAGATCCAGCAAGCTCTGCTGATATTTTGAATAGCGAAAAAAATAATTTTCTTCCTCGATAATTTCGATTTCGAGCTGAGGGTGAATAAGACAACGGCCTTTTTCATCGAGCTCGGAATCAGTCTTTTCCATTTCACAGCCGGTGCAGTATTTTGTCTTATAGTTTTTTTTGTAAATATCCCCCTTGTCCAGACAAATCTTCCAAAAAGCCTGCGCCGCCGCTATATGGTGCAGATCGGTAGTCCGAATAAAATTATCATAACTGAGATTTAAAACCTTCTTCAGTTTTTTAAAACGTTCAGCATAATAGTCGACATAGGCTTGGACATCCTGGCCTGTTTCAATGGCTTTCTGGTAAATTTTGTTGCCGTGTTCATCGGTGCCTGTGTTAAAAAAAACTTCGTGGCCAGTCAGACGCTTCCACCTAGCAACGATATCTGCTCGGATCTGTTCGAGAGCGTGCCCTACGTGCGCGTCAGCGTTGACGTATGGCAAAGTGGTGGTGATATAGAAAGGTTTTTTTGACATTAAGACAAGTCTAGCACTTTTTTAGGATTTTTTCAGCAGCTTTTTGAGACGCATTTTTGTAGCCGAGGTGTGCGGACCAACAATGCCAAGGGTGAGATTTTTTGGAATAAGAAATTGACGAGCCATTGCCCGCACCTCTTCTGCAGTCACCGCCTGGATTTTCTTTTCCTTTTCCTGAGGAGTAAGAATCTTGTCTTTAAATAATTCCTGAAAGCCATAAAAATCTGAAAAATCGTCCGAAGACTCCAGGCCCAGGTACATCCAGCCGACACGCTGGTCTTTGGCTTTTTGCAATTCTTTATCGGAAACGAGCTCTTTTTTCATCACCTCTATTTCCTCTAAAATAGCTCGGGTCGCTTCTTCTACCTTTTTGTTGCCCACCCCAGAGCTGATGACAAAAGCGCCGTGGTCGGTAGCGGCTGTGGACGAAGCGGCAATAGAATAACAAAGTCCTTTTTCTTCCCGAATTTTTTGAAAAAGTCGGGAACTCATTCCTCGACCCAAAATAGT is from Candidatus Paceibacterota bacterium and encodes:
- a CDS encoding DNA translocase FtsK 4TM domain-containing protein; this encodes MSKKESRKNKRSKQDQEPKNSLSPFKDLQEDTLHSVLAILFFVASIFLLMGAGGKGGPVGDWVYNFLHYLFGIGYYLVPLLLFLLAISFIIDHSRRFPISKALGSFVFFFSGLGLLSIVREANGGILGDTVANPMLKFFGLYASVIFLLAFVIISLLIIFDTRLKRDHILFWNLFRKEKDSDDVEDKEMVIKGIGDKDLYEEKPPEEKIKETITAKPAKTDEMESKGGIKNDPSEEDSLGMKERLFGKKKASEVLPLTPFTPPPLSLLENDRGKPGVGDIKANANIIKRTLQNFGIDVEMDEISIGPSVTRYALKPAEGVKLSRILGLQNNLALALAAHPIRIEAPIPGKSLVGIEIPNNIKTTVGLGTLLSQPEFQESEKPLLISLGKGISGKSYFTNLAKSPHILIAGATGSGKSVTIHAIITSLLYRNSPYNLKFIMIDPKRVELTLYNKIPHLLTPVITDAKKAILALKWAAKEMDRRYDILEKNSVRDIDSYHKNILAPALKKLEDAKGKSRESEDTAEEATETMPYIIIVIDELADIMQAYPRELEAAIVRLAQMSRAVGIHLMLSTQRPSVNVITGLIKANVPSRIALQVASQIDSRTILDARGAEELLGAGDMLYQGSEMSTPQRLQSAYITETEVKNVVKYLINNNQSLASQINLSPESNGGSAVHDPIFDQNSGALSSSGMNGFDDDVGFSDDDDLYEDAKVTVLEAGKASTSYIQRKLRVGYARAARLMDMLEERGVIGPADGAKPREVINYDGGAETEMSETAENRKSEESMVE
- the recA gene encoding recombinase RecA; its protein translation is MGSIDDAIAQIKTKFGDDSIMKLGEKTRVDIDAIPTGSIGLDAALGVGGLPRGRIVEIFGPESSGKTTLTLHVIAEAQKRGGICAFIDAEHTMDPEYAKRLGVKIDELLISQPDTGEQSLEIVESLVRSGKLDVIVIDSVAALTPKDEIEGDMGAHHVGKQARLMSQALRKLTAIVARSKTIVIFINQIRMQIGVMFGNPETTPGGKALKFYTSVRLDIRRIAQIKKGEEVMGGRCRVKVVKNKVAAPFRQTEFDLMYNEGISKEGEIIALGEKMGLIKKSGTSYSYGENKIGRGYDSTRQFLKENKKISDEILKEIRKKLKEV
- the rpsR gene encoding 30S ribosomal protein S18, translated to MQNTKQCFFSQNNIEHIDYKDVDILKKFLNPHARMLSRKRSGVTAKNQRKLATAVKRARFMALLPFVAR
- a CDS encoding single-stranded DNA-binding protein; amino-acid sequence: MYLNKALVIGNLTRDPELKALPSGFNVTSFAVATNRVWKDKNGAKQESVDYHNIVVFGRQAETAAQYLRKGASVLVEGRMQTRSWDDKDGKKNYRTEIVADRVQFGPRSGGVSASGGATGSGPASAASPIKGSDKTSASVDEKDNLDTIDYPEEEINPDDIPF
- a CDS encoding 30S ribosomal protein S6 translates to MSLENTDVNNDLNILSGVDDVDTDSDSRVYELAFHLVPTLPEESVAVEFSNIKSLIEKAKGHFISEDFPKMRVLAYSISKKIKAANHTFDRAYFGWIKFEASPEVVEILKKQLDLSDVVLRYLTIKTVKENTLYTQRTYKGPVTKKPDDASSEVANEAVSPDKAVPSMSEAEIDKTIDSLVIN
- a CDS encoding TatD family hydrolase, whose amino-acid sequence is MSKNIEYIDIHSHLNFADYENDRDQVIERMAEEGVATVTVGTDLKSSQHAVALADKYPFFYACVGQHPADVPEGGVAESFDEAAYTKLLGHPKTVAMGECGLDYFYLNKQLKEGKISQTDVEKEKARQRALFRKQVELAIKFDKPLMLHCRETYGEILEILDGYFKVYGSQLRGNAHFFAGTLEEAQAFLDLGFTLSFTGVITFARQYEELVKHVPLDRLLSETDAPYVTPVPHRGKRNEPAHVIEVVEKMAQIKGISVESLKKQLIQNANTLFRISL
- the metG gene encoding methionine--tRNA ligase; the protein is MSKKPFYITTTLPYVNADAHVGHALEQIRADIVARWKRLTGHEVFFNTGTDEHGNKIYQKAIETGQDVQAYVDYYAERFKKLKKVLNLSYDNFIRTTDLHHIAAAQAFWKICLDKGDIYKKNYKTKYCTGCEMEKTDSELDEKGRCLIHPQLEIEIIEEENYFFRYSKYQQSLLDLYQAHPDLVIPHTRLNEIKSFVSNGLQDFSISRLKSKMPWGIPVPGDDEQVMYVWFDALVNYIAAIGWPENMDKFKKWAIESGGMVQYCGKDNLRPQAAMWQAMLLSASLPASKNIIIDGFVTGEGGIKMSKSMGNIVDPIDVVNEYGTDALRYMVARELHCFEDSPFSLERVKEAYNSGLANGLGNLVSRVMKMATTHLEGSVEILDEVGGKNIPEDFINFLEGFEIQQASHVVWKHIAECDAYIQETQPFKLVKVDKEKALVIIRELVQRVYAIACMLESILPETSEKIKTIIREHRMPEIPLFVRKD